A single region of the Pontibacter kalidii genome encodes:
- a CDS encoding DUF3891 family protein, with translation MIVNQIPEGWEVIYQQAHGILAAELAYQLKPELQCAHWVETLVAIANHDNRQRTWRGKDGLTPAGAPADFMLQPNTLEQARALMHAVRFQGRWVALLTSMHMSYLYEPRRGERKGTDTFLDEQQALQQNCRRSLGITQKQARQAYAIMQWCDRLSLILCRNELPADERALEITTGPDGKPYFVRQLQAGTVHVEPWPFAQQQLEVRVEYRLLTQLQYKDDNELAQALYQAEVKYKKWTLGLGSAS, from the coding sequence ATGATCGTAAACCAGATACCCGAAGGCTGGGAGGTGATTTACCAGCAGGCGCACGGCATACTGGCCGCGGAGCTGGCCTACCAACTGAAGCCGGAGCTGCAGTGTGCACATTGGGTAGAGACGCTCGTGGCTATCGCGAACCACGACAACCGCCAGCGCACCTGGCGCGGCAAGGATGGGCTGACACCTGCCGGCGCTCCCGCCGACTTCATGCTGCAGCCCAACACGTTGGAGCAGGCCAGGGCGCTGATGCATGCAGTGCGCTTCCAGGGGAGATGGGTGGCGCTGCTCACCTCCATGCACATGAGCTACCTCTACGAGCCCCGCCGCGGCGAGCGCAAAGGCACCGACACCTTTCTGGATGAACAGCAGGCGCTACAGCAAAACTGCCGCCGCAGCCTCGGCATCACTCAAAAACAAGCTCGACAGGCCTACGCCATCATGCAGTGGTGCGACCGCCTTTCGCTTATACTTTGCCGCAACGAACTTCCCGCCGATGAACGCGCGCTGGAAATAACCACGGGCCCGGATGGGAAGCCATACTTTGTAAGGCAGCTGCAAGCCGGAACGGTACACGTGGAACCTTGGCCTTTCGCGCAGCAGCAGCTGGAGGTGCGGGTAGAATACCGGCTGCTAACGCAGCTGCAATACAAGGACGACAACGAACTGGCGCAGGCACTCTACCAGGCGGAAGTGAAGTATAAAAAGTGGACACTTGGCTTGGGGTCAGCTTCATAG
- a CDS encoding thioredoxin family protein: MMVTESNDNELRKIIFERSKVIVKFTAKDCPVCKALEPKYRKISEEPVYQEISFLRMDAKENPVSSREVKLKGTPFFATYHNGTLTDCGIAATEEELREMLRRLLQLS; encoded by the coding sequence ATGATGGTAACAGAATCAAACGACAACGAACTAAGGAAAATAATATTCGAGAGAAGTAAGGTAATTGTGAAGTTTACAGCTAAGGACTGCCCCGTGTGCAAGGCGCTGGAACCGAAGTATAGAAAGATCTCAGAAGAACCTGTGTATCAAGAGATCTCCTTCCTGCGGATGGATGCGAAGGAGAACCCCGTGTCGAGCCGGGAGGTGAAGCTGAAAGGCACCCCTTTTTTTGCCACCTACCACAACGGCACCCTGACCGACTGCGGCATCGCCGCCACCGAGGAAGAGCTGCGGGAAATGCTGCGCAGGCTGTTGCAACTTTCCTGA
- a CDS encoding NAD-dependent epimerase/dehydratase family protein — MANTSDTVLVIGACGQLGSELTMELRRMYGDANVVAADIAAPKQADLRDSGPFEKVDVLDTNVLAGLASKYKFRHIYHLAAVLSATGEKNPKFAWKLNMDGLFNVLDLALEQKVERIYWPSSIAVFGPSTPRQHTPQQTVMDPNTVYGISKQAGERWCEYYFQKYGLDVRSLRYPGLIGYKALPGGGTTDYAVDIYHKALEGEVFECFLSEDTYLPMMYMPDALKATLDLMHAPAEQIKVRDSYNLSAMSFSPKEIAASIRKHIPGFEIAYKPDSRQQIADSWPQSIDDSAAQQDWGWNPAYDLDAMTEDMLVNLKKIKQEQAV; from the coding sequence ATGGCAAACACAAGTGACACGGTATTGGTGATTGGTGCCTGCGGGCAGCTGGGCTCTGAACTAACGATGGAGCTGCGCAGGATGTATGGGGATGCAAACGTGGTGGCAGCAGACATTGCGGCTCCCAAGCAAGCCGACCTGCGCGACTCAGGTCCTTTTGAAAAGGTAGACGTGCTGGACACAAACGTGCTGGCCGGGTTAGCATCAAAGTATAAATTCAGGCATATTTACCACCTGGCGGCTGTGTTGTCGGCCACCGGCGAGAAGAACCCCAAGTTCGCCTGGAAGCTGAACATGGACGGCCTCTTTAACGTGCTGGACCTGGCCCTGGAGCAGAAAGTGGAACGCATATACTGGCCAAGCTCTATTGCTGTTTTCGGCCCGAGCACGCCGCGCCAGCATACGCCGCAGCAGACCGTGATGGACCCGAACACCGTATACGGTATCAGCAAGCAGGCTGGTGAACGCTGGTGCGAGTATTACTTCCAGAAGTATGGCCTGGATGTGCGCAGCCTCCGCTACCCCGGCCTGATCGGCTACAAAGCCCTGCCGGGCGGCGGAACAACCGATTACGCTGTGGACATCTATCACAAAGCCCTGGAAGGAGAAGTTTTCGAATGCTTCCTGAGCGAAGACACCTATCTGCCGATGATGTACATGCCAGACGCCCTGAAAGCTACCCTGGACCTGATGCACGCCCCGGCAGAGCAGATAAAAGTGCGCGACTCCTACAACCTGAGCGCCATGAGCTTCTCCCCGAAGGAGATTGCCGCCTCTATCCGGAAGCATATCCCCGGGTTCGAGATTGCCTATAAGCCGGACTCTCGCCAGCAGATCGCCGACTCTTGGCCGCAAAGTATAGACGACAGCGCCGCCCAGCAGGATTGGGGCTGGAACCCGGCATACGATCTGGATGCCATGACCGAGGACATGCTGGTGAACCTGAAAAAGATAAAACAGGAGCAGGCTGTATAA
- the kbl gene encoding glycine C-acetyltransferase, producing the protein MYETLKPDLEQQLAEIKEAGLYKQERIITTPQGADIDTTQMHHVLNFCANNYLGLSAHPKVVEAAKQAIDTHGYGMSSVRFICGTQNIHKELERKISEFLGTEDTILYAAAFDANGGVFEPLFDAESAIISDALNHASIIDGVRLCKAQRFRYEHNNMADLEAKLQEAVNANTKHRIIVTDGSFSMDGTVAQLDKIVALADKYNALIMVDDSHSTGFMGKTGRGVHEYHNVMGKIDIITGTLGKALGGAMGGFTSGHKEIIDMLRQRSRPYLFSNSLAPSIVGASIAVLDMLSSTTELRDKLEWNTKYFREQITMAGFDIKPGDHPIVPVMLYDAPLAQEFAARMLDRGIYVIGFYYPVVPKGQARIRVQLSAVHDKEHIDKCIAAFVAVGKELGVIK; encoded by the coding sequence ATGTACGAGACCTTAAAACCAGACTTAGAACAGCAGCTTGCCGAGATAAAAGAGGCAGGGTTGTATAAACAAGAGCGTATCATCACCACGCCGCAGGGCGCTGATATCGATACCACGCAGATGCATCACGTGCTTAACTTCTGCGCCAACAACTACCTGGGGCTGTCGGCGCACCCGAAGGTAGTGGAGGCGGCCAAGCAGGCTATCGACACACACGGTTACGGCATGAGTTCGGTACGTTTTATTTGCGGCACCCAGAATATCCACAAAGAGCTAGAGCGCAAGATATCGGAGTTCTTGGGCACCGAGGATACCATCTTGTACGCGGCCGCTTTCGATGCCAACGGTGGTGTTTTCGAGCCTTTGTTTGATGCAGAATCAGCCATTATTTCCGATGCCCTGAACCACGCCTCTATCATTGATGGGGTGCGTCTGTGCAAGGCGCAGCGTTTCCGCTACGAGCACAATAACATGGCCGACCTGGAGGCGAAGCTGCAGGAGGCTGTGAACGCCAATACCAAGCACCGCATCATTGTGACGGACGGCTCTTTCTCGATGGATGGAACGGTGGCTCAGCTGGATAAGATTGTAGCACTGGCCGATAAGTATAATGCCCTGATCATGGTGGATGATTCCCACTCGACCGGCTTTATGGGCAAGACCGGCCGTGGCGTGCACGAGTATCATAACGTGATGGGCAAGATCGATATCATCACGGGCACACTGGGCAAAGCCCTGGGCGGCGCGATGGGTGGCTTCACGTCAGGTCACAAGGAGATCATCGATATGCTGCGCCAGCGTTCGCGCCCCTACCTGTTCTCTAACTCACTGGCGCCATCTATTGTGGGTGCCTCTATTGCGGTGCTGGACATGCTGAGCTCTACCACCGAACTGCGCGACAAGCTGGAGTGGAACACCAAGTACTTCCGCGAGCAGATCACTATGGCAGGTTTTGACATTAAGCCAGGTGACCATCCGATTGTGCCGGTGATGCTGTACGATGCCCCGCTGGCGCAGGAGTTTGCTGCCCGCATGCTCGACAGAGGCATCTATGTGATCGGCTTCTACTACCCGGTGGTGCCGAAAGGCCAGGCCCGAATCCGTGTGCAGTTATCCGCCGTGCACGACAAGGAGCACATCGACAAATGTATCGCTGCTTTCGTGGCAGTAGGCAAAGAACTGGGCGTGATCAAGTAA